A genomic stretch from Dehalococcoidia bacterium includes:
- a CDS encoding MIP family channel protein has product MSLQAPELRLGTGELSSREAIKASIAEFIATAFFVFVGVGSIVAFLATEGGGGIPLIALAHGLAIALLVAAIGPISGGHINPAVTFAAVITNRITVTRGLMYWVAQLLGALLGAALLQVFIVDDVLNGVPGIGGHGVNDEVVSSNLAALGIEALLTGLLVFTVFGAAVYPKGNTVIAPLAIGFAILVIHLVAIPMTGSGVNPARSFGPMVVFNRWDDFWIYFVGPLLGGGAAGLLYYFLYMMEDERAAAGAGP; this is encoded by the coding sequence ATGTCTCTTCAGGCTCCCGAACTTCGCCTGGGAACCGGCGAGCTATCCTCGCGAGAGGCCATCAAGGCTTCGATAGCAGAGTTCATTGCGACAGCGTTCTTCGTCTTCGTCGGCGTGGGCTCAATCGTGGCATTTCTGGCGACGGAAGGGGGCGGCGGCATCCCGTTGATCGCCCTTGCCCACGGCCTCGCCATCGCCCTGCTGGTCGCGGCCATCGGGCCGATTTCCGGCGGGCACATCAACCCGGCGGTGACATTCGCCGCGGTGATCACCAACCGGATCACCGTAACGCGCGGGCTGATGTACTGGGTGGCGCAACTCCTCGGGGCGCTCCTGGGTGCTGCGCTCCTCCAGGTCTTCATCGTCGATGACGTGTTGAACGGGGTACCCGGCATCGGCGGCCACGGCGTGAATGACGAAGTGGTCTCCAGCAACCTCGCCGCGCTTGGCATCGAGGCGTTGCTCACGGGGCTGCTGGTCTTTACGGTGTTCGGTGCGGCGGTTTATCCGAAGGGGAACACGGTGATCGCGCCGCTGGCGATCGGCTTCGCGATACTGGTGATCCACCTGGTGGCGATACCGATGACGGGCTCGGGCGTGAACCCGGCGCGCAGCTTCGGCCCGATGGTGGTGTTCAACCGCTGGGACGACTTCTGGATCTACTTCGTGGGGCCGCTGCTCGGAGGCGGCGCCGCAGGACTGCTTTACTACTTCCTCTACATGATGGAGGACGAGAGGGCCGCGGCAGGCGCAGGCCCCTAG
- a CDS encoding CrcB family protein — protein sequence MLERLAFIALAGALGAVSRYKMQGWVNDFIGHPTLWGTFAVNVVGAFALGVVIAISEGRWNVSALTRTTLAIGFLGSFTTFSTLMYESFDRLETGDYLAAAANIGGSIVIGLIATYAGLSLGRAV from the coding sequence GTGCTGGAGCGGCTGGCGTTCATTGCCCTGGCGGGAGCGTTGGGAGCGGTGTCTCGGTACAAGATGCAGGGCTGGGTGAACGACTTCATCGGACACCCTACGCTCTGGGGGACCTTCGCGGTGAATGTCGTGGGCGCGTTCGCACTTGGTGTGGTGATCGCGATCAGCGAGGGGCGCTGGAATGTGAGCGCGCTCACGCGGACGACGCTGGCGATCGGCTTTCTCGGGTCCTTCACGACGTTCTCGACTCTGATGTACGAGTCATTTGACCGCCTGGAGACAGGCGACTACCTCGCGGCTGCGGCTAACATAGGGGGCAGCATCGTGATTGGGTTGATCGCGACCTATGCCGGGCTGAGTCTGGGCCGCGCGGTATGA
- a CDS encoding DUF190 domain-containing protein → MKIAGPGKQLRIFIGESDRWHHRSLSDAILEMLRAEGLAGATVTRGIAGFGANSRIHTAHILRLSEDLPIVIEVIDRPDRIEKVLPKLDEMVSEGLVVISDVEVLLYRHSGGADADSDGD, encoded by the coding sequence ATGAAGATAGCGGGCCCCGGCAAGCAACTGCGGATCTTCATCGGCGAGAGCGACCGCTGGCACCACCGGTCGCTCTCGGACGCGATCCTGGAGATGCTGCGCGCGGAAGGCCTGGCCGGAGCGACGGTGACGCGCGGCATCGCCGGGTTCGGTGCGAACAGCCGCATCCATACGGCGCACATTCTGCGCCTATCCGAAGACCTGCCCATCGTCATCGAGGTGATCGACCGGCCGGACCGCATCGAGAAGGTGCTGCCGAAGCTGGACGAGATGGTCAGCGAGGGCCTGGTCGTGATCTCGGACGTCGAGGTGCTGCTGTACAGGCACAGCGGCGGGGCGGACGCGGACAGCGACGGGGACTGA
- the mutL gene encoding DNA mismatch repair endonuclease MutL: protein MPIRILPPEVARRIAAGEVVERPASVVKELLENSLDAGATRVSVEIAEGGTRLIRVTDNGCGIESGELELAFRRHATSKLEAEDLGAIATLGFRGEALPSIAAVSDVEAVSRTAGAPSATLVRLEAGEVVESRAAAGPAGTSIAVRNLFRRQPARLKFLRSASAEAGQIATVVSHYALAYPEVAFSLVVDGRETFATSGSGSRREAVSGVYGSGTAAAMIEVSESSEDHSLEALIGAPGLSRASRSYITIFINRRWVRSRTLAFAVEEAYRGLLPAGRYPIAIVDLHLPPSEVDVNVHPAKAEVRLRDERRVFGLVQRPIRAALAGMAAPSYGAAPAWPRAQPLASSWAPDEPAGVPHGGPPQPEVEARQQPLPTRIPVLRPLGQAGTTYVIAEGPAGLYLIDQHAAHERVLFERIRAGRQGGPPAFQGLLAPATLELTPQQEALLDGHREALRSVGFEVEAFAPGRRHRGPGGYILRAVPPLMKADDPGRAFTEVLDLLTREDAPADPLDRLAASLACHAAVRAGHSLSVEEMRDLLRQLEDCETPQTCPHGRPTMLHLSADELARRFARR from the coding sequence GTGCCGATCCGAATCCTTCCGCCGGAAGTCGCCCGCCGTATCGCCGCCGGGGAGGTCGTCGAGCGGCCGGCGTCCGTCGTGAAGGAGCTGTTAGAGAACTCCCTTGACGCCGGCGCCACCCGCGTCAGCGTCGAGATCGCGGAGGGCGGGACCCGGCTGATCCGCGTGACCGACAATGGCTGCGGTATCGAATCCGGCGAGCTCGAGCTTGCCTTCCGGCGCCACGCGACGAGCAAGCTTGAGGCCGAAGACCTCGGCGCGATCGCGACCCTCGGCTTCCGCGGCGAAGCCCTCCCGTCAATCGCCGCGGTGTCCGATGTCGAGGCGGTCTCGCGCACCGCCGGCGCGCCCTCGGCCACCCTCGTGAGGCTCGAGGCCGGCGAGGTCGTCGAGTCGCGGGCCGCGGCCGGCCCGGCCGGCACCTCGATCGCCGTGCGCAACCTGTTCCGCCGCCAGCCGGCGCGCTTGAAATTCCTCCGCTCCGCCTCCGCCGAGGCGGGCCAGATCGCGACCGTCGTCAGCCACTATGCCCTCGCTTACCCGGAGGTCGCCTTCTCCCTCGTCGTAGATGGCCGCGAGACGTTCGCGACATCGGGTAGCGGCTCGAGGCGCGAGGCCGTGTCCGGCGTCTACGGCTCCGGCACGGCCGCCGCGATGATCGAGGTCTCGGAGTCGTCGGAGGACCACAGCCTGGAAGCCCTGATTGGCGCGCCGGGGCTCTCCCGCGCCAGCCGTTCTTACATAACCATCTTCATCAACCGGCGTTGGGTGCGGTCGCGGACGCTGGCATTCGCCGTCGAAGAGGCCTACCGCGGCCTCCTGCCGGCGGGGCGCTACCCGATTGCCATCGTAGACCTCCACCTCCCGCCCTCGGAGGTGGACGTCAACGTGCATCCGGCAAAGGCCGAGGTGCGCCTGCGCGACGAGCGCCGCGTGTTCGGCCTCGTCCAGCGCCCGATCCGGGCCGCGCTCGCCGGCATGGCCGCGCCCTCCTACGGCGCCGCTCCCGCCTGGCCGCGCGCCCAGCCCCTCGCTTCGTCCTGGGCGCCGGACGAGCCCGCCGGGGTGCCGCACGGCGGGCCGCCGCAGCCTGAGGTCGAGGCCAGGCAGCAGCCCCTCCCCACACGCATCCCCGTCCTGCGCCCACTTGGCCAGGCAGGCACCACCTACGTCATCGCCGAAGGGCCGGCCGGCCTCTACCTGATCGACCAGCACGCGGCCCACGAGCGGGTGTTATTCGAGCGCATCCGCGCCGGCAGGCAAGGCGGGCCGCCCGCCTTCCAGGGCCTCCTTGCGCCCGCGACGCTGGAGTTAACGCCCCAGCAAGAGGCGCTGCTCGACGGGCATCGCGAGGCGCTGCGCAGCGTCGGCTTCGAAGTCGAGGCCTTTGCCCCCGGGCGGCGGCACCGCGGCCCCGGGGGCTACATCCTCCGCGCCGTGCCGCCTTTGATGAAGGCGGACGACCCGGGGCGCGCCTTCACGGAGGTCCTTGACCTGCTCACTCGCGAGGACGCGCCCGCGGACCCTCTGGACCGCCTGGCAGCGTCCCTCGCATGCCACGCCGCCGTGCGCGCCGGACATAGCCTCTCCGTCGAAGAGATGCGGGACCTGCTGCGCCAGCTCGAAGACTGCGAGACGCCCCAGACCTGCCCCCACGGCCGGCCGACGATGCTGCACCTCAGCGCCGATGAACTGGCGCGGCGCTTCGCCCGAAGGTAG
- a CDS encoding S8 family serine peptidase: protein MLRVLPISSLALVAALLLLRPAAQPAPRPAPDLDAPAAAGEVLVHLTPHAAALTDEMLESRLGLKVRERIADLGVLRAELTRGEGMAEAIARVSALPWVSFAEPNHLVRATYVPNDILFSGQTGYLDRIEASSAWDIERGHDAVVVAVLDSGIDFEHEDLREGLWQNLFEVPANGVDDDRNGCVDDVNGCSFVTPDEAGPGCNMQANAGIRDDNGHGTFVAGIIGARADNVTGISGVAPGVSLMAVKILDCLGGGTAADAAQGLLYAARMGARVSNLSFGADGESVTLGNAIREATNRYGMVIVTATGNEGHARVSFPARLPETIAVASSGAPGDPNARSPFSDWGPEVTVAAPGLNIISTVPPNFCNVTWLCVQDGPYALASGTSFAAPLVSGLAALLISHTANLSPSAVKALIASTAEPLPDAGTPNWDGAGRIRMRRALSVPRFYLGAPGIAKQ from the coding sequence ATGCTGCGCGTCCTGCCGATCTCGTCGCTCGCCCTCGTGGCCGCGCTGCTCCTCCTCCGGCCGGCGGCGCAGCCGGCGCCGCGCCCTGCTCCGGACCTGGACGCGCCGGCGGCGGCGGGCGAAGTGCTCGTCCACCTCACGCCTCACGCCGCCGCGCTGACGGACGAGATGCTCGAGTCGCGCCTCGGGCTGAAGGTCCGGGAGCGCATCGCCGACCTCGGCGTCCTGCGGGCGGAGTTGACGCGCGGTGAAGGGATGGCGGAGGCGATCGCGCGAGTGAGCGCGCTGCCGTGGGTCAGCTTCGCGGAGCCGAACCACCTGGTCCGCGCCACCTACGTCCCCAACGATATCCTCTTCAGCGGCCAGACCGGCTACCTGGACCGCATCGAGGCCTCGAGCGCCTGGGACATCGAGCGTGGGCACGACGCCGTGGTGGTGGCCGTGCTCGATTCCGGGATCGACTTCGAGCACGAGGACTTGCGGGAAGGCCTCTGGCAAAACCTGTTCGAGGTGCCCGCGAACGGCGTGGACGACGACCGCAACGGCTGCGTTGACGACGTGAACGGCTGCAGTTTCGTCACGCCGGACGAGGCAGGCCCCGGGTGCAACATGCAGGCCAACGCCGGGATCCGCGACGACAACGGCCACGGGACCTTCGTTGCCGGCATCATCGGCGCGAGGGCGGACAACGTCACCGGGATCAGCGGCGTCGCGCCGGGAGTCAGCCTGATGGCGGTCAAGATCCTCGACTGCCTGGGCGGGGGCACGGCGGCGGACGCGGCGCAGGGACTGCTCTACGCAGCGCGCATGGGGGCGCGGGTCTCCAACCTCTCGTTCGGGGCGGACGGGGAGTCGGTCACGCTGGGAAACGCGATCCGCGAGGCGACCAATCGCTACGGCATGGTGATCGTGACGGCGACTGGCAACGAAGGACACGCGCGGGTGTCTTTCCCGGCGCGCCTGCCGGAGACCATAGCCGTCGCCTCGTCCGGCGCGCCAGGGGACCCGAATGCGCGCTCGCCCTTCAGCGACTGGGGCCCGGAGGTCACGGTGGCGGCTCCTGGCCTCAACATCATTAGCACCGTGCCGCCGAACTTCTGCAACGTCACCTGGCTCTGCGTGCAGGACGGCCCTTACGCGCTCGCCAGCGGCACGTCCTTCGCGGCGCCCCTCGTCTCCGGCCTGGCCGCCCTGTTGATATCGCACACGGCGAACCTCAGCCCGTCGGCCGTGAAGGCACTGATCGCCTCCACGGCGGAGCCGCTGCCGGACGCAGGCACGCCGAACTGGGATGGCGCCGGCAGGATCAGGATGCGGCGCGCGCTGAGTGTGCCGCGCTTTTACCTGGGCGCGCCGGGCATCGCGAAGCAGTGA
- a CDS encoding DMT family transporter, with protein MTPRAWGALLGVGLIWGASFLFIRVSLDEVSTLQAVAFRAAGGAFVLGAVVALRPRKPRLTGAIAARLVGLSLVATVAPFLLITWSETRIESGTAAILNALMPIFTLLLAAGLFDDERLTTRALGGAFLGFAGVALLSGGRAGGLDGRALVGEGAVVLATLCYAGGNIMVRSLVRSVEGIVISAGQITISAAVTVVALLLLETPRFHLSWDVWGSLAAMAFLGTGLAYILYYWLIEHAGSFRSSLVTYVIPVVGVALGAVVLDEPVTAATLAGGVLIALGVALATGALEAVVRGLVESRKRGDPAVDPSRDAG; from the coding sequence GTGACGCCCCGGGCCTGGGGCGCGCTCCTCGGAGTTGGGCTCATCTGGGGGGCGTCCTTCCTCTTCATCCGTGTCTCCCTGGACGAAGTCTCGACGCTGCAGGCGGTCGCTTTCCGGGCGGCGGGCGGCGCCTTCGTCCTCGGCGCCGTGGTGGCGCTGCGGCCGCGGAAGCCGCGGCTGACAGGCGCGATCGCCGCGCGGCTCGTGGGGCTGTCGCTGGTCGCCACCGTGGCGCCCTTTCTTCTCATCACCTGGTCAGAGACGCGGATCGAGAGCGGCACAGCGGCGATCTTGAATGCCCTCATGCCGATATTCACGTTACTGCTGGCGGCTGGCCTCTTCGACGACGAGCGCCTGACGACGCGCGCCCTTGGCGGGGCGTTCCTGGGCTTCGCCGGCGTGGCGCTGCTCTCCGGGGGCCGGGCCGGCGGGCTGGACGGCCGCGCCCTGGTGGGCGAAGGCGCCGTGGTGCTGGCGACGCTCTGCTATGCCGGCGGCAATATCATGGTCCGTTCTCTGGTGCGCAGCGTCGAAGGCATCGTGATCAGCGCCGGGCAGATCACGATCTCGGCTGCCGTCACGGTAGTGGCGCTGCTCCTCCTGGAGACGCCCAGGTTCCACCTCTCCTGGGACGTCTGGGGCTCGCTGGCGGCGATGGCCTTCCTCGGCACGGGCCTCGCCTACATCCTGTACTACTGGCTCATAGAGCACGCCGGCAGCTTTCGCTCCTCGCTCGTCACGTACGTAATCCCCGTGGTCGGCGTGGCGCTCGGGGCCGTGGTGCTGGACGAGCCGGTGACGGCGGCGACGCTCGCCGGCGGCGTGCTCATCGCCCTCGGGGTCGCGCTTGCGACGGGGGCCTTGGAGGCGGTGGTGCGGGGGCTGGTCGAGTCGCGCAAGAGGGGCGATCCGGCCGTAGACCCCTCAAGGGATGCTGGCTAG
- a CDS encoding VIT1/CCC1 family protein: protein MTTPTAERPPPNPELVLANWRNELDAAELYTFLAERETDPERRRVLQEMAHTELRHAEVMERGLRDLGIPLPRHRLSAQTRAMKLLARLFGNGIVYPLLHGMEIAGTAEYAGQDQATAELAPDERSHARVLGALAAVQGPGERWHRTGGGGTLRAAVFGVNDGLVSNMSLIMGFAGASADADVILLAGLAGLLAGASSMAAGEYVSMRAQRELFERQIELESAELAVTPDQELEELALIYRAKGVPRQEAVSLARRLLEDKGVALDTLVREELGLDPRELGSPWGAAIGSFLAFAIGAFLPVIPFFFGASTPLVLVSIGIAGLALFGVGASLSIFTGRSALLSGLRQLLIGGVAAALTFALGKVIGVSTAV, encoded by the coding sequence ATGACGACCCCGACCGCTGAACGACCACCACCTAACCCGGAACTTGTACTGGCGAACTGGCGCAACGAGCTCGACGCCGCGGAGCTATACACCTTCCTGGCGGAGCGGGAGACGGACCCGGAGCGCCGCCGCGTGCTGCAGGAGATGGCACACACGGAGCTCCGGCATGCCGAGGTCATGGAGCGCGGCCTGCGCGACCTGGGCATCCCCTTGCCGCGCCACAGGCTAAGCGCGCAGACGCGGGCCATGAAGCTCCTCGCCCGGTTATTCGGCAACGGCATCGTTTATCCGTTGCTGCACGGCATGGAAATCGCAGGCACCGCCGAGTACGCGGGCCAGGACCAGGCGACCGCAGAGCTGGCGCCGGACGAACGCTCGCACGCGCGGGTGCTGGGGGCGCTTGCGGCGGTCCAGGGCCCCGGCGAGCGCTGGCACCGCACCGGCGGCGGCGGCACCTTGCGGGCGGCCGTCTTCGGCGTCAATGACGGGCTGGTCTCGAACATGAGCCTGATCATGGGATTCGCCGGCGCCTCCGCGGACGCTGACGTGATCCTTCTGGCCGGCCTCGCCGGCTTGCTCGCGGGCGCTTCCTCGATGGCCGCGGGTGAGTACGTCTCGATGCGGGCGCAGCGCGAGTTGTTCGAGCGCCAGATCGAGTTGGAGTCGGCCGAGCTGGCCGTGACGCCGGACCAGGAGCTAGAGGAGTTGGCCCTGATCTACAGGGCCAAGGGCGTGCCGCGACAGGAGGCTGTCAGCCTGGCGCGCCGCCTCCTGGAGGACAAGGGCGTGGCGCTGGACACCCTGGTGCGGGAGGAGTTGGGCCTCGACCCACGTGAGCTGGGCTCGCCCTGGGGCGCCGCGATCGGCTCCTTCCTGGCCTTCGCGATTGGCGCTTTTCTGCCGGTAATCCCGTTCTTCTTCGGGGCAAGCACGCCGCTGGTCCTCGTCAGTATCGGCATCGCGGGCCTGGCGCTCTTCGGCGTCGGCGCCTCGCTGTCGATCTTCACGGGCCGCAGCGCCCTCCTCAGCGGCCTCCGTCAACTCCTCATCGGAGGCGTGGCGGCGGCGTTGACCTTCGCACTGGGCAAAGTGATCGGCGTGTCGACAGCCGTGTAG
- the mutS gene encoding DNA mismatch repair protein MutS, with the protein MTTPIRRQYLEVKRRFPQAIVFFRLGDFYETFDDDARLVAQELEITLTSKPMGKDLRVPLAGVPQHSLEAHLKKLVSRGHKVAICEQMEDPRKAKGLVQRDVVRVVTPGTVVEESLLPSASSNYLVALVPEPTLPGPPGRAAGSLTLEGRAAGLAYVDVTTGEFAATTLAEADVPAELARLNAAEVIVPAGVDLPFAVDCPLTPLDRRYFHLDDATRVLQQHFGVASLDGFGLRGQTQAVCAAGAVIAYLLDNQKAAAGNVRDLRVYNPGAFMVLDASARRHLELFQTSRDGSRKGSLLDVIDATRTPMGSRMLQSWLGRPLLDPALINARLDRVQRFHADGLRRARVRECLAAIPDLERILGRVVAGAASPRDLAGLRRGLDAFPALVAAAAEPCDESGPLRAALAAASEAAALLAAALEDEPAPTVGEGGVIRPGFSPDLDEARALTRDARKALAVMETTERERTGIRSLRVAYNRVFGYYIEVSKANLGMVPAHYQRKQTLAGAERYVTPELKDLEERILQAREAIGDLEASLFQRVCAQLAAMSAGLRAAAATVAEIDAVSALAETAARYGYTRPEVDESSRIEVRDGRHPVVERALGEGRFVPNDCELDTEETQIVVLTGPNMAGKSTYLRQVALIVLLAQAGSFVPAASARIGVVDRIFTRIGAQDDLSRGESTFMVEMLETAAILRNATRRSLILFDEVGRGTSTYDGLAIARSVVEYLHSRPGQAAKTLFATHYHEMTALAATLPRVRNYSVAVVEQDGKVVFLHRIVPGGADRSYGIHVAELAGMPAPVLQRAREVLVSLEAAAARGGARRLAPPPQAALPLLAPPSAVEQELAALDLDALTPIQALNKLYELKARISGDPSKAEHPAAGSVEG; encoded by the coding sequence GTGACGACACCCATCCGCCGCCAGTACCTCGAGGTCAAGCGCCGCTTCCCCCAGGCAATCGTCTTCTTCCGCCTGGGCGACTTCTACGAGACCTTTGACGACGACGCCAGGCTGGTGGCCCAGGAGCTCGAGATCACGCTTACCTCCAAGCCCATGGGCAAGGACTTGCGCGTCCCCCTGGCCGGCGTACCCCAGCACTCCTTGGAGGCACACCTCAAGAAGCTCGTCTCCCGCGGCCACAAGGTCGCCATCTGCGAGCAGATGGAGGACCCGCGTAAGGCCAAGGGCCTCGTCCAGCGCGACGTCGTGCGCGTGGTCACCCCCGGCACGGTCGTCGAGGAGAGCCTCCTGCCCTCGGCCTCGAGCAACTACCTCGTGGCCCTGGTCCCGGAGCCAACCCTCCCCGGGCCGCCTGGCCGCGCCGCTGGTTCGCTCACTCTCGAGGGCCGGGCCGCGGGCCTTGCTTACGTCGATGTCACCACCGGCGAATTCGCCGCCACCACCCTCGCCGAAGCCGATGTCCCCGCCGAGCTCGCCCGCCTCAACGCCGCGGAGGTCATCGTGCCCGCGGGCGTCGACCTGCCCTTCGCCGTCGACTGCCCACTCACTCCCCTCGACCGCCGCTACTTCCATCTGGACGATGCCACGCGCGTCCTGCAGCAGCACTTCGGTGTCGCATCCCTGGACGGCTTCGGCCTGCGCGGCCAGACGCAGGCCGTCTGCGCCGCCGGCGCCGTCATCGCCTACCTGCTGGACAACCAGAAGGCCGCGGCGGGCAACGTGCGCGACCTCCGCGTTTACAACCCCGGCGCCTTCATGGTGCTCGACGCCTCTGCCCGCCGCCACCTCGAGCTGTTTCAGACCTCACGCGATGGTTCCCGTAAGGGCTCCCTCCTCGATGTCATCGACGCCACCCGCACGCCTATGGGCTCGCGCATGCTGCAGTCCTGGCTGGGCCGCCCGCTGCTCGACCCGGCCCTCATCAATGCCCGCCTCGACCGCGTCCAGCGCTTTCACGCCGACGGCCTGCGCCGCGCCCGGGTGCGCGAGTGCCTCGCCGCCATACCGGACCTCGAGCGCATCCTCGGTCGCGTAGTCGCGGGGGCGGCGTCGCCGCGCGACCTGGCCGGCCTGCGCCGCGGCCTCGACGCCTTCCCGGCGCTCGTCGCCGCCGCCGCGGAGCCCTGCGACGAGTCCGGCCCGCTCAGGGCAGCGCTCGCCGCCGCTTCCGAGGCCGCCGCCCTCCTGGCCGCGGCGCTTGAGGACGAACCCGCGCCCACCGTGGGCGAGGGCGGCGTCATCCGCCCCGGCTTCTCTCCCGACCTCGACGAAGCGCGCGCCCTCACCCGAGACGCCCGCAAGGCGCTGGCGGTCATGGAGACGACGGAGCGGGAACGCACCGGTATCCGCTCCCTTCGCGTCGCATACAACCGCGTCTTCGGCTACTACATCGAGGTCAGCAAGGCGAACCTGGGCATGGTGCCGGCGCACTACCAGCGCAAGCAGACGCTGGCCGGCGCCGAGCGCTACGTCACGCCCGAGCTCAAAGACCTCGAAGAGCGCATCCTCCAGGCCCGGGAGGCCATCGGCGACCTCGAGGCATCCCTCTTCCAGCGAGTCTGCGCCCAGCTCGCCGCCATGTCCGCCGGCCTGCGGGCCGCCGCCGCGACCGTCGCCGAAATCGACGCCGTCAGCGCCCTGGCCGAGACCGCTGCGCGCTACGGCTACACCCGGCCCGAGGTCGACGAGAGCAGCCGCATCGAGGTCCGCGATGGCCGCCATCCCGTGGTCGAGCGGGCCCTTGGGGAAGGCCGCTTCGTGCCCAATGACTGCGAACTCGACACCGAGGAAACGCAGATCGTGGTCCTCACGGGGCCGAACATGGCCGGAAAGTCCACTTACCTGCGCCAGGTGGCGCTGATCGTGCTCCTGGCGCAGGCCGGCAGTTTCGTGCCCGCAGCGTCGGCCCGCATTGGCGTCGTCGACCGCATCTTCACCCGCATCGGCGCCCAGGACGACCTCAGCCGCGGCGAATCGACCTTCATGGTCGAGATGCTCGAGACCGCCGCCATACTGCGAAACGCCACGCGCCGCTCCCTCATCCTCTTCGACGAAGTGGGCCGCGGCACCAGCACCTACGACGGGCTGGCCATCGCCCGCTCCGTCGTTGAATACCTGCACAGCCGTCCGGGGCAGGCCGCGAAGACACTGTTCGCGACCCACTATCACGAGATGACGGCGCTGGCGGCAACCCTCCCGCGCGTGCGCAACTACAGCGTCGCCGTCGTCGAGCAGGACGGGAAGGTCGTGTTCCTGCACCGCATCGTGCCCGGCGGCGCGGACCGCAGCTACGGCATCCACGTCGCCGAGCTCGCCGGCATGCCAGCCCCGGTCCTGCAGCGCGCCCGCGAGGTCCTCGTCTCCCTCGAAGCCGCGGCCGCGCGCGGCGGCGCCCGCCGCCTAGCGCCCCCACCCCAGGCGGCCCTGCCCCTCCTTGCCCCGCCCTCCGCAGTCGAGCAGGAACTGGCCGCCCTCGACCTCGACGCGCTCACTCCCATTCAGGCCCTCAACAAGCTCTATGAGCTGAAGGCCCGGATCTCCGGAGACCCGTCGAAGGCTGAGCATCCGGCAGCCGGCAGCGTCGAGGGCTGA